In Scatophagus argus isolate fScaArg1 chromosome 7, fScaArg1.pri, whole genome shotgun sequence, a genomic segment contains:
- the LOC124061789 gene encoding early endosome antigen 1-like yields MTAELVWLKSLSEKQQTVNENLKTAVNELQKNEKTLNDSLAAEKVQIKSLREKHHTEVQHLREALQSHQDNEKILMRQINSLTAEVAQLKCLNEADQAEIQKLSTTVCDLENWAEKAQQDRRDKDELIEIATALVSLNETTQTENKHLLASVHDLQERETIINKTQESLTAEVAQLKCLNEQDRRDKDELIEIATALVSLNETTQTENKHLLASVHDLQERETIINKTQESLTAEVAQLKCLNEQDRRDKDELIEIATALVSLNETTQTENKHLLASVHDLQERETIINKTQESLTAEVAQLKCLNEQDRRDKDELIEIATALVSLNETTQTENKHLLASVHDLQERETILNKTQESLTAEVAQLKCLNATNQAEIKSLKAEAHESQTLEEMLNNENKIMAGELAQQEFLTERLNNENKDLRTALQGLQDQLQEAMQLICDKDELITKQASEIAFKQQMVEELNMKKTIHDPKEMMQEEEILADVEDFRDEHRILAEDTEQPDSPEDQRPENVLETEHEEQRNASLLETTCEEKKNYNLPEHRDDSLQRIHPQSLQY; encoded by the coding sequence atgactgcTGAACTGGTCTGGCTTAAAAGTCTGAGTGAGAAACAACAGACTgtaaatgaaaatctgaaaacagcagtgaatgagctacagaaaaatgagaaaacccTGAATGACAGCCTCGCTGCTGAGAAGGTCCAAATAAAATCTCTCAGAGAGAAACACCACACAGAGGTTCAACATCTGAGGGAAGCGCTGCAGAGTCATCAGGATAACGAGAAGATTCTGATGAGGCAGATTAACAGTCTCACTGCTGAGGTGGCCCAActgaaatgtctgaatgaaGCAGACCAAGCAGAGATTCAAAAGTTGAGTACCACAGTGTGTGACCTTGAGAACTGGGCAGAGAAGGCTCAACAAGACCGCAGGGATAAAGATGAGTTAATAGAGATAGCAACTGCACTTGTAAGCCTGAACGAAACAACgcagacagagaacaaacaccTCTTGGCATCAGTGCATGATCTGCAGGAGAgggaaacaataataaataagactCAGGAGAGTCTGACTGCTGAGGTGGCccaactgaaatgtttgaatgaacaAGATCGCAGGGATAAAGATGAGTTAATAGAGATAGCAACTGCACTTGTAAGCCTGAACGAAACAACgcagacagagaacaaacaccTCTTGGCATCAGTGCATGATCTGCAGGAGAgggaaacaataataaataagactCAGGAGAGTCTGACTGCTGAGGTGGCccaactgaaatgtttgaatgaacaAGACCGCAGGGATAAAGATGAGTTAATAGAGATAGCAACTGCACTTGTAAGCCTGAACGAAACAACgcagacagagaacaaacaccTCTTGGCATCAGTGCATGATCTGCAGGAGAgggaaacaataataaataagactCAGGAGAGTCTGACTGCTGAGGTGGCccaactgaaatgtttgaatgaacaAGATCGCAGGGATAAAGATGAGTTAATAGAGATAGCAACTGCACTTGTAAGCCTGAACGAAACAACgcagacagagaacaaacaccTCTTGGCATCAGTGCATGATCTGCAGGAAAGGGAAACAATATTAAATAAGACTCAGGAGAGTCTGACTGCTGAGGTGGCccaactgaaatgtttgaacGCCACAAACCAAGCAGAAATTAAAAGTCTGAAGGCAGAAGCACATGAAAGTCAGACACTGGAAGAGATGCTTAACAATGAGAATAAGATCATGGCCGGTGAGTTGGCTCAACAGGAGTTTCTGACAGAGAGACTAAACAACGAAAACAAAGACCTCAGGACTGCTTTGCAAGGTCTTCAGGACCAACTGCAGGAGGCTATGCAACTAATCTGTGACAAAGATGAGCTAATAACAAAGCAAGCCTCTGAAATTGCATTTAAGCAGCAAATGGTAGAGGAGCTGAACATGAAAAAGACAATCCATGACCCAAAAGAGAtgatgcaggaggaggaaatatTAGCTGATGTTGAAGATTTCAGAGATGAACATAGGATCTTGGCTGAAGATACAGAACAACCAGACTCACCAGAGGATCAAAGACCTGAAAACGTCCTGGAGACTGAGCACGAGGAGCAGAGAAATGCGAGTCTCCTGGAGACTAcatgtgaggagaagaaaaatTACAACCTCCCAGAGCACAGAGATGACAGCCTCCAAAGAATCCACCCACAGAGCCTCCAGTACTGA
- the LOC124061346 gene encoding zona pellucida sperm-binding protein 4-like encodes MASWHATSLVALALLGCLVGTEVEAQDSIWQKPAPTMTKGSTSPQEPQRYLPPQYPQPQLPQFQRPPPPPKAPQYPQPQFPQFQRPPPPPKAPQYPQPQIPQVQPPPPPPPPKAPQYPQPQIPQVQPPPPPPPPPKAPQYSQRPQILPPAPQAPQYPQPHFPQFQRPPPPPKAPQYPQPQIPQVQPPPRPPPPPKAPQYPQPQIPQVQPPPLPPPKVPQYPQRPQILPPSPQAPKYPQAPKVPPPPPPKTPQYPHTPQFSAYPRTFSNLKSLQVPQQPQQPHQPTSPQTSSTYLGSVLNQQSLQSCEVAENQRIPCGSSDISAAACESLSCCFAGQQCYFGKAVTVQCTKDAQFIVVVARDTTLPNIDLDSISLLGQDQGCTHIDSNSEFAIYQFPVTACGSLVMEEPGVITYENRMSSSYEVLSGRLGLITRDTNFDLLFQCRYIGTSVEAVIITPLMSHPPLPVANLGPIRVHLRLASGQCNTKGCNEVDVAYSQFYTEADYPVTKTLREPVYVEVLLLEKTDPNLILTLGHCWTTTSPNPHSLPQWDILIDGCPYRDDRYMSSLVPVSSSSGLEFPGHYRRFIFKMFTFVDPSSLEPLKEQVYIHCSTGVCTAAQGHNCEPSCFRRKRDATYQKTAEPKVVVSAGPIAMSAPEQEPTDAELGTLPENTELKI; translated from the exons ATGGCGAGCTGGCATGCCACATCTTTAGTGGCCCTAGCACTGCTGGGTTGCTTAGTTGGGACAGAGGTAGAAGCTCAGGATTCAATCTGGCAAAAGCCTGCACCCACAATGACTAAGGGCTCTACATCTCCTCAGGAACCACAGAGATATCTGCCTCCTCAGTACCCTCAACCTCAGCTTCCACAGTTCCAgcgtcctcctccaccaccaaaGGCTCCTCAGTACCCGCAACCTCAGTTTCCACAGTTCCAgcgtcctcctccaccaccaaaGGCTCCTCAGTACCCTCAACCTCAAATTCCACAGGtccagcctcctcctccacctccaccaccaaaGGCTCCTCAGTACCCTCAACCTCAAATTCCACAGGTccagcctccccctcctccaccaccaccaccgaaGGCTCCTCAGTACTCTCAAAGACCGCAGATTCTTCCTCCAGCACCACAGGCTCCTCAGTACCCGCAACCTCATTTTCCACAGTTCCAgcgtcctcctccaccaccaaaGGCTCCTCAGTACCCTCAACCTCAAATTCCACAGGTCCAGCCTCCTCCTCGTCCACCCCCCCCACCAAAGGCTCCTCAGTACCCTCAACCTCAAATTCCACAGGTCCAACCTCCCCCTCTTCCACCACCGAAGGTTCCTCAGTACCCTCAAAGACCGCAGATTCTTCCTCCATCACCACAGGCTCCTAAATATCCTCAAGCACCAAAGgtcccacctcctcctccgccaAAGACTCCTCAGTACCCTCATACGCCACAGTTTTCTGCATATCCTCGAACATTTTCCAATTTGAAGTCTCTGCAAGTGCCACAGCAACCACAACAACCACATCAACCTACATCACCACAGACATCTTCCACTTATCTGGGCAGCGTGCTAAACCAACAATCTTTACAGAGTTGCGAGGTTGCAGAGAACCAGAGAATCCCATGTGGAAGTTCTgatatttctgctgctgcatgtgaaTCACTTAGCTGCTGCTTTGCTGGACAACAGTGCTACTTTGGAAAAGCAG TGACAGTGCAGTGCACCAAGGATGCCCAGTTCATTGTGGTTGTGGCCAGAGACACGACTCTGCCAAATATTGACCTCGATTCAATCTCACTGTTGGGACAAGATCAAGGATGCACACATATTGACTCCAATTCAGAATTTGCCATCTATCAGTTTCCCGTAACGGCCTGTGGCTCTCTTGTCATG GAGGAGCCTGGCGTTATAACGTATGAGAACAGGATGTCTTCCTCATATGAAGTTCTTTCTGGGCGTCTTGGACTCATCACCAGGGACACCAACTTTGA tttgttgttccAGTGTAGGTACATCGGCACTTCAGTTGAAGCTGTGATTATAACACCTCTAATGTCACATCCTCCTCTACCAGTTGCGAATCTGGGACCCATCAGAGTACATCTGAGGTTGGCCAGTGGACAATGCAATACGAAGGGCTGTAATGAAG TGGATGTGGCCTACAGCCAGTTTTACACGGAGGCAGACTATCCTGTGACCAAAACACTGAGGGAGCCCGTATATGTGGAGGTTCTGCTCCTCGAAAAGACAGATCCCAACCTTATCCTGACTCTTGGTCACTGTTGGACAACCACCAGCCCCAACCCTCACAGTCTGCCTCAGTGGGACATTTTGATAGATgg GTGTCCTTACAGGGATGATCGCTACATGTCCTCACTGGTTCCAGTGAGTTCCTCTTCTGGTCTGGAATTCCCAGGTCACTACAGAcgtttcattttcaaaatgtttaccTTTGTGGACCCCAGTTCATTGGAACCTCTGAAGGAACAG GTGTACATTCACTGCAGCACAGGTGTTTGTACTGCTGCACAAGGCCACAACTGTGAACCATCATGCTTCAGACGGA agagagatgCCACCTACCAGAAGACAGCTGAGCCAAAGGTTGTAGTTTCTGCTGGACCCATAGCCATGAGTGCACCTGAGCAGGAACCAACAGATGCTGAGCTGGGGACTTTGCCTGAGAACACTGAACTAAAGATCTGA
- the tmem263 gene encoding transmembrane protein 263 isoform X1 produces MCRTWINTKICGNKHRHRSLKGFYIITQTTHEYQGENNFREMSQAGQVPEDMPAYLNNEAETTDNNKDHPQTQPGMFGRLAGGLYGATKGALGATVGGVTWIGGKSLDLTKTAVSSVAAVPGMGVGFVKGGVCAVAGGVTAVGSAVVSKVPIVGGGGGGKKKDKSD; encoded by the exons ATGTGCAGGACATGGATTAACACTAAAATATGCGGcaacaagcacagacacagatcCCTAAAAGGGTTTTACATCATAACACAAACTACACACGAATACCAGGGGGAAAATAATTTCAG AGAGATGAGTCAGGCAGGGCAGGTGCCTGAGGACATGCCTGCATACCTCAACAACGAGGCAGAAACGACAG ACAACAACAAGGACCACCCACAGACGCAGCCGGGCATGTTTGGCAGGTTGGCGGGGGGCTTGTACGGAGCCACCAAGGGAGCTTTAGGGGCGACGGTGGGTGGTGTGACCTGGATAGGAGGAAAGAGTCTTGACCTCACCAAGACGGCCGTTAGCTCTGTGGCCGCTGTGCCTGGGATGGGAGTGGGGTTTGTTAAAGGAGGAGTGTGCGCTGTAGCTGGAGGAGTGACTGCTGTCGGTTCTGCAGTGGTCAGCAAAGTTCCCatagtaggaggaggaggaggaggcaaaaAGAAGGACAAGTCTGACTGA
- the tmem263 gene encoding transmembrane protein 263 isoform X2, giving the protein MSQAGQVPEDMPAYLNNEAETTDNNKDHPQTQPGMFGRLAGGLYGATKGALGATVGGVTWIGGKSLDLTKTAVSSVAAVPGMGVGFVKGGVCAVAGGVTAVGSAVVSKVPIVGGGGGGKKKDKSD; this is encoded by the exons ATGAGTCAGGCAGGGCAGGTGCCTGAGGACATGCCTGCATACCTCAACAACGAGGCAGAAACGACAG ACAACAACAAGGACCACCCACAGACGCAGCCGGGCATGTTTGGCAGGTTGGCGGGGGGCTTGTACGGAGCCACCAAGGGAGCTTTAGGGGCGACGGTGGGTGGTGTGACCTGGATAGGAGGAAAGAGTCTTGACCTCACCAAGACGGCCGTTAGCTCTGTGGCCGCTGTGCCTGGGATGGGAGTGGGGTTTGTTAAAGGAGGAGTGTGCGCTGTAGCTGGAGGAGTGACTGCTGTCGGTTCTGCAGTGGTCAGCAAAGTTCCCatagtaggaggaggaggaggaggcaaaaAGAAGGACAAGTCTGACTGA